From Streptomyces qinzhouensis, one genomic window encodes:
- a CDS encoding MIP/aquaporin family protein, giving the protein MSSSNIFIGEVIGTAVLILLGGGVVAAVTLKNSKARGAGWLAITFGWGFAVMTAVYMTSSLSGAHLNPAVTVGIAIKDGTWSNVPYYIAGQILGAMIGAVLVVVAYYGQFMSHLNDSAIIGDPADKPIEGAHSGNAGPVLGIFSTGPEIRIAWQNLATEILGTAVLVLAVLTQGLNAEGKGLSTLGALITAFVVVGIGLSLGGPTGYAINPARDLGPRIVHALLPLPNKGGSDWSYAWIPVVGPLAGGALAAGIYDLAFA; this is encoded by the coding sequence GTGTCCAGCTCCAATATCTTCATCGGCGAAGTCATCGGTACCGCCGTTCTGATCCTGCTCGGCGGCGGTGTGGTCGCCGCCGTCACCCTGAAGAACTCCAAGGCCCGCGGTGCGGGCTGGCTGGCCATCACCTTCGGCTGGGGCTTCGCGGTGATGACGGCCGTGTACATGACGAGTTCCCTCTCCGGCGCCCATCTGAACCCCGCCGTCACCGTCGGTATCGCGATCAAGGACGGAACCTGGTCGAACGTCCCGTACTACATCGCGGGCCAGATCCTCGGCGCGATGATCGGCGCCGTGCTCGTCGTGGTCGCCTACTACGGACAGTTCATGTCCCACCTCAACGACAGCGCGATCATCGGGGACCCCGCCGACAAGCCGATCGAAGGTGCCCACAGCGGTAACGCCGGGCCGGTCCTCGGCATCTTCTCCACCGGCCCCGAAATCCGGATCGCCTGGCAGAACCTCGCCACCGAGATCCTCGGTACGGCCGTCCTCGTGCTCGCCGTGCTCACCCAGGGCCTGAACGCCGAGGGCAAGGGGCTCAGCACCCTCGGCGCCCTGATCACCGCCTTCGTCGTCGTCGGCATCGGCCTCTCGCTCGGCGGCCCGACGGGTTACGCCATCAACCCGGCCCGTGACCTCGGCCCGCGGATCGTCCACGCCCTGCTCCCCCTGCCCAACAAGGGCGGATCGGACTGGAGCTACGCCTGGATCCCCGTGGTCGGTCCGCTCGCGGGCGGTGCCCTCGCAGCGGGTATCTACGATCTCGCGTTCGCCTGA
- a CDS encoding IclR family transcriptional regulator, protein MAKNIQSLERAAAMLRLLAGGERRLGLSDIASSLDLAKGTAHGILRTLQAEGFVEQDPASGRYQLGAELLRLGNSYLDVHELRARALVWTDDLARSSGESVHLGVLHQHGVLIVHHVFRPDDSRQVLEVGAMQPLHSTALGKVLAAYDPVAHSEAVEAERKTLTPLTVTGLDEFESVLEQTRARGWGADVEETWEGVAAVAAPIHDRRRMPVGAVAITGAVERICEIREERRELRPELITAVRECARAVSRDLGAGRF, encoded by the coding sequence ATGGCGAAGAACATTCAGTCGCTGGAGCGAGCGGCGGCGATGCTGCGGCTGCTCGCGGGCGGCGAGCGCCGGCTCGGCCTGTCGGACATCGCCTCGTCGCTCGATCTGGCCAAGGGGACCGCCCACGGCATCCTGCGGACGCTCCAGGCCGAGGGCTTCGTCGAACAGGACCCGGCGTCCGGCCGCTATCAGCTCGGCGCGGAGCTGCTCCGGCTGGGCAACAGCTATCTCGACGTCCACGAACTGCGCGCCCGCGCCCTGGTGTGGACGGACGACCTGGCCCGCTCCAGCGGCGAGAGCGTCCACCTCGGCGTGCTGCACCAGCACGGCGTCCTCATCGTCCACCATGTCTTCCGGCCCGACGACAGCCGCCAGGTACTGGAGGTCGGCGCCATGCAGCCGCTGCACTCCACCGCCCTGGGGAAGGTGCTGGCCGCGTACGACCCGGTGGCTCACTCGGAAGCGGTCGAGGCGGAGCGCAAGACCCTCACCCCGCTGACCGTGACCGGCCTCGACGAGTTCGAGTCCGTCCTGGAGCAGACCAGGGCCCGGGGCTGGGGCGCGGATGTGGAGGAGACGTGGGAGGGCGTGGCGGCGGTCGCGGCACCCATCCACGACCGGCGCCGGATGCCGGTGGGCGCGGTCGCCATCACGGGGGCCGTGGAGCGGATCTGTGAGATCCGGGAGGAGCGGCGGGAGCTGCGTCCCGAGCTGATCACGGCGGTACGGGAGTGTGCCAGGGCGGTCTCGCGCGATCTGGGCGCCGGACGCTTCTGA